One Tiliqua scincoides isolate rTilSci1 unplaced genomic scaffold, rTilSci1.hap2 HAP2_SCAFFOLD_205, whole genome shotgun sequence DNA window includes the following coding sequences:
- the LOC136635982 gene encoding gastrin/cholecystokinin type B receptor-like, protein MEATRPLNESLICRPGNGSAGGAWNGTGAGCDAPRRPARGPRGERPLRSPAPPALRRCRACRRPPATHGRRPRPPAVPGLSHAQSAAPPAGAAGFPPAPGAAPRRGGWAPSPSVGRCCQRRARPARSRDLDLTVRILLYSAIFLLSILGNALVIVVLAVNKRLRTVTNSFLLSLALSDLMVAAFCMPFTFIPNLMRTFVFGKAVCKTMAYLM, encoded by the exons ATGGAGGCGACGCGGCCGCTGAACGAGTCGCTGATCTGCCGCCCCGGGAACGGCTCGGCCGGCGGCGCCTGGAACGGCACCGGCGCGGGATGCGACGCTCCCCGAAGACCCGCCCGCGGCCCGCGAGGTGAGCGCCCTCTCCGCTCCCCGGCACCCCCAGCCCTCCGCCGCTGCAGGGCCTGTCGGCGGCCCCCCGCTACCCACGGACGGCGCCCCCGCCCGCCTGCCGTGCCAGGTCTGAGCCACGCACAGAGCGCGGCTCCCCCAGCCGGGGCCGCGGGCTTCCCTCCTGCTCCCGGGGCAGCTCCTCGCCGGGGAGGCTGGGCGCCGAGCCCCAGCGTGGGGCGGTGCTGCCAGCGGCGGGCGAGGCCCGCTCGAAGCCGGG ACCTAGACCTGACCGTGCGCATCCTGCTCTACTCGGCGATCTTCCTGCTGAGTATTTTGGGGAATGCGCTGGTCATCGTGGTGCTGGCGGTAAACAAACGGCTGCGCACCGTCACAAACTCCTTCCTGCTCTCGCTGGCGCTCAGTGACCTCATGGTGGCTGCCTTCTGCATGCCCTTCACTTTCATCCCCAACCTGATGCGCACCTTCGTCTTCGGGAAGGCCGTCTGCAAGACCATGGCCTACCTCATGG
- the LOC136635983 gene encoding hemoglobin subunit beta-like translates to MVHWTGDEKKLITSLWAKVNVAEIGGECLAYLLIVYPWTQRFFGHFGNISSADSILANARVKEHGKKVLTSFGDAIKNLDNTKETFAKLSVLHREKLRVDPENFRAAHFGKEFTPEVQAAYRKLVGAVSHALGRQYH, encoded by the exons ATGGTGCACTGGACTGGAGACGAGAAGAAGCTCATCACTAGCCTTTGGGCCAAGGTCAATGTGGCAGAAATTGGTGGCGAGTGCCTGGCCTA cctcctgattgtGTACCCCTGGACCCAGAGGTTCTTTGGCCACTTTGGGAACATTTCCAGTGCTGACAGCATCCTTGCCAATGCCAGGGTCAAAGAGCATGGCAAGAAGGTGCTCACCTCCTTTGGAGATGCCATCAAGAACCTGGACAACACCAAGGAGACGTTTGCCAAGCTGAGTGTCCTGCACCGTGAAAAGCTGCGTGTGGACCCCGAGAACTTCAGG GCAGCccactttggcaaggagttcaccCCGGAGGTCCAGGCTGCCTATCGCAAGCTGGTGGGTGCCGTGAGCCACGCTCTGGGACGTCAGTACCATTGA